One genomic segment of Terrihabitans soli includes these proteins:
- a CDS encoding response regulator → MTDAPLSERVLVLAPSGRDAAIASAVLREASIAADACADLTELCVRLEQEAAVALVVEEALIDADATCLSEWIEKQPAWSDFPFVVLSPRGGGLERNPAAGRLLTMLGNVTFLERPFHPTTLVSVVRTAFRGRLRQYEARERMEEIKRGEALLERRVEERTSELEAANRQLASQITERERVESALRQAQRLEAVGQLTSGVAHDFNNLLTVILGNVRQMQKGATDAAQTRRLNMMAEAGERGAKLTAQMLAFSRRQKLEPKPVDLNETVASMRDLLQSTMGGSVRIETVLAKRLWPAMIDPTQIELAILNLAINARDAMAVGGTLAVETSNVSLGEPRSPSEPPPGEYICVSVSDTGSGMPDDVVTKVFEPFFTTKEVGKGSGLGLSQVLGLAKQSGGGVRIQTKVGEGTSVKLYLPRASTATEVEPAPPPAAVTQRASGLTILLVDDDSAVREVTRSILQDLGYAVVEAGSGGACLDMLDTHKDIDLVLLDFAMPGMNGADVAREIRARSASMPILFATGYADADALTEADEDGIVRKPFVESELADKLSRALNRTPDTAKIIPIRR, encoded by the coding sequence ATGACAGACGCTCCCCTGTCCGAACGCGTCCTTGTCCTCGCGCCCTCGGGACGGGACGCGGCGATCGCATCCGCGGTGCTGCGGGAAGCCAGCATTGCAGCAGACGCTTGCGCGGACCTTACTGAGCTCTGCGTGCGTCTCGAACAGGAAGCGGCTGTTGCGCTGGTCGTCGAAGAGGCATTGATCGATGCCGATGCGACGTGCCTTTCCGAATGGATCGAGAAGCAGCCGGCCTGGTCCGATTTTCCGTTCGTTGTTCTGTCGCCGCGGGGCGGAGGTCTTGAGCGCAACCCGGCCGCCGGCCGCCTTTTGACGATGCTCGGCAATGTCACCTTTCTCGAACGGCCGTTTCACCCCACCACACTCGTCAGCGTCGTGCGCACCGCCTTCCGCGGACGCCTCAGGCAGTATGAAGCGCGCGAGCGCATGGAAGAGATCAAACGCGGCGAGGCTTTGCTGGAACGCCGCGTCGAGGAACGCACTTCGGAGCTTGAAGCTGCGAACCGCCAATTAGCCTCGCAGATTACCGAGCGTGAAAGGGTGGAATCCGCGCTGCGTCAGGCGCAACGCCTGGAAGCCGTCGGCCAGCTGACATCGGGCGTCGCGCACGACTTCAACAATCTTCTCACCGTCATTCTCGGCAATGTCCGGCAGATGCAGAAAGGCGCGACCGATGCGGCGCAAACGCGCCGCCTCAACATGATGGCGGAAGCCGGAGAACGCGGCGCGAAGCTAACGGCGCAGATGCTGGCCTTCTCGCGCCGGCAGAAGCTCGAACCGAAGCCGGTCGATCTCAACGAGACCGTCGCCAGCATGCGCGATCTTCTGCAAAGCACGATGGGCGGCAGCGTGCGCATCGAGACCGTACTGGCAAAGCGGCTCTGGCCGGCCATGATCGATCCGACGCAGATTGAGCTCGCGATCCTCAATCTCGCGATCAATGCCCGCGATGCCATGGCCGTCGGCGGCACGCTCGCGGTTGAGACGTCCAATGTGTCGCTCGGCGAACCGCGTTCCCCGTCCGAGCCGCCGCCGGGCGAATATATCTGCGTGTCAGTCAGCGATACCGGATCGGGCATGCCCGATGACGTCGTCACCAAAGTTTTCGAGCCCTTCTTTACGACCAAGGAAGTCGGCAAAGGGTCCGGGCTTGGCCTTAGCCAGGTTCTCGGTCTGGCGAAACAATCCGGCGGCGGCGTGCGCATCCAGACCAAGGTCGGCGAAGGGACCTCGGTCAAACTTTATCTGCCGCGAGCGAGCACGGCGACGGAAGTGGAGCCCGCTCCCCCGCCCGCCGCCGTAACGCAACGCGCGTCGGGCCTCACGATCCTCCTGGTCGATGACGACAGCGCGGTCCGTGAAGTGACGCGGAGCATTCTTCAGGATCTCGGCTATGCCGTGGTCGAGGCCGGCAGCGGCGGCGCCTGCCTCGATATGCTCGACACGCACAAGGACATCGATCTCGTCCTGCTCGATTTCGCTATGCCCGGCATGAACGGCGCGGACGTCGCCCGCGAAATCCGCGCCCGCAGCGCTTCAATGCCCATCTTGTTCGCCACCGGCTATGCAGATGCCGACGCCCTGACCGAAGCCGACGAGGACGGGATCGTCCGCAAACCGTTCGTGGAATCCGAACTCGCCGACAAGCTGAGCCGCGCCCTGAACCGCACCCCCGACACCGCCAAGATCATTCCGATCCGGCGCTAA
- a CDS encoding ATPase domain-containing protein, whose amino-acid sequence MAKKTSDLTEQASTGIHGLDDITSGGFERDRLYLLEGSPGTGKTTSALSFLLAGVKNGERCLYISLSETEEELRSSSLSHHWDLKGIDIFELVPPESLLDENQQQSLLYSSDLELGETTRLIFETVEKYKPHRVVVDSLSEIRLLAQSSLRYRRQVLALKHYFAKHGATVLLLDDMTTDTQDKTVHSVAHGVIRLEELAPEYGAERRRVRVVKYRGRRFRGGFHDFTIKTGGLDVYPRLVAAEHRTKFDRTPISSGNASLDALLGGGVERGSSALILGPAGTGKSLFAISFAVAAIKRGEKAALFIFDEELGLLYDRMKVLGIDLEGMIEEGNLSVVQVDAAELSPGEFSSKVRSCVDEHQIKTIVIDSLNGYQAAMPEENFLILHIHELLQYLNRQGATTFLTVAQHGLVGDMKAPVDVTYLADTVILLRYFEAAGRVHRAVSIIKKRAGVHEKTIRDFEISKKGLSIGEPLEGFHGVLRGVPNFVGKNGRLMGDPSE is encoded by the coding sequence GTGGCCAAGAAGACTTCCGATTTAACCGAGCAGGCGTCGACGGGGATTCACGGCCTCGACGACATCACCTCGGGCGGCTTCGAACGCGACCGCCTGTATCTGCTCGAAGGCTCCCCCGGAACCGGCAAAACCACGTCGGCTCTGAGCTTTCTTCTCGCCGGCGTGAAGAACGGCGAGCGCTGCCTCTATATTTCCCTGTCGGAAACCGAAGAGGAACTACGGTCGAGCTCCCTCTCCCATCATTGGGATCTGAAGGGCATCGACATATTCGAACTCGTGCCGCCGGAAAGCCTGCTCGATGAAAACCAGCAGCAGAGCCTGCTCTATTCGTCGGATCTCGAACTCGGCGAAACCACGCGGCTGATTTTCGAGACGGTCGAAAAATACAAGCCGCACCGCGTCGTCGTCGACAGCCTGTCCGAAATCCGCCTCCTCGCGCAGAGCTCGCTGCGCTACCGGCGTCAGGTTCTCGCCTTGAAGCACTACTTCGCAAAGCACGGCGCCACCGTTCTGCTGCTCGACGACATGACGACGGACACGCAGGACAAGACCGTGCACAGCGTCGCGCATGGCGTGATACGGCTCGAAGAACTGGCGCCCGAATACGGCGCAGAGCGGCGGCGGGTCCGTGTCGTCAAATATCGCGGCCGCAGATTTCGCGGCGGCTTTCACGATTTCACGATCAAGACCGGCGGGCTCGACGTCTATCCGCGGCTTGTTGCGGCCGAACACCGGACGAAATTCGACCGCACGCCGATCTCGAGCGGCAATGCGAGTCTAGATGCATTGCTCGGCGGCGGCGTCGAGCGCGGATCGAGCGCACTCATTCTTGGCCCCGCAGGTACGGGCAAATCGCTGTTTGCGATCTCCTTTGCGGTCGCTGCGATCAAGCGCGGCGAGAAGGCCGCGCTGTTCATTTTCGACGAAGAACTCGGCCTACTCTACGACCGGATGAAGGTTCTCGGGATCGATCTGGAAGGGATGATCGAAGAGGGTAATCTCAGCGTCGTTCAGGTGGACGCCGCCGAGCTGTCGCCCGGCGAGTTCTCGTCAAAGGTCCGGTCCTGCGTCGACGAGCATCAGATCAAGACCATCGTCATCGACAGCCTCAACGGCTATCAGGCGGCGATGCCGGAAGAGAACTTCCTCATCCTGCACATTCATGAACTGCTGCAATATCTGAACCGCCAAGGCGCGACGACCTTCCTGACCGTCGCCCAGCACGGCCTTGTGGGCGATATGAAAGCGCCGGTCGATGTCACCTATCTCGCCGATACCGTGATCCTGCTGCGCTATTTCGAGGCGGCGGGACGCGTGCATCGCGCCGTGTCCATCATCAAGAAGCGCGCGGGCGTTCACGAAAAGACAATCCGCGATTTTGAAATTTCAAAAAAGGGGCTTTCGATCGGCGAGCCGCTTGAGGGCTTCCACGGCGTGCTGCGGGGCGTTCCGAATTTCGTCGGCAAGAACGGACGCCTCATGGGCGATCCCTCGGAATGA
- the sbmA gene encoding peptide antibiotic transporter SbmA, which translates to MFVSFFPRPKMFFWSVAIWSALCIVLWYSGGADLGAQFGLTAGEAGEVGSVTVFWSPAFVWFYIYFTVAVLLFALFWQLYAPHPWARWSILGSALILFLTYFQVQVSVALNAWYGPFYDLIQGAFAKTAVVTADQYYGQLTTVSGLLLVAIVVAVLNAFFVSHWIFRWRTAMNNYYMTHWEKLRTVEGASQRVQDDTMRFARTMEDLGIDLVRSVMILVAFLPILMNLSKHVAELPLIGPVPHALVFAAIFWSAFGTAFLALVGIRLPGLEFKNQRVEAAYRKELVYGEDNADRARPPTVSELFGNVRRNYFRLYFNYMYFNVARYLYLQVDNIFPLILLGPTVIAGVITLGIFTQINNAFDKVRESFQYLVNSWSTIVALLSVYKRLREFEMVITGEVPPPPPRPDPLEVSATA; encoded by the coding sequence TTGTTTGTTTCCTTTTTCCCCCGCCCGAAAATGTTCTTCTGGTCGGTCGCGATCTGGTCCGCCCTGTGTATCGTCCTCTGGTATTCGGGCGGCGCGGATCTGGGCGCTCAATTCGGCCTTACCGCGGGCGAGGCTGGCGAAGTCGGCAGCGTGACCGTGTTCTGGTCGCCGGCCTTTGTCTGGTTCTACATCTACTTCACGGTCGCGGTTCTGCTGTTTGCGCTGTTCTGGCAGCTTTATGCACCGCATCCCTGGGCAAGATGGTCGATCCTCGGCTCGGCGCTGATCCTGTTTCTGACCTATTTCCAGGTTCAGGTATCGGTCGCGCTCAATGCCTGGTACGGCCCCTTCTACGATTTGATCCAGGGCGCGTTCGCGAAGACCGCCGTCGTTACGGCCGATCAATATTACGGGCAGCTCACAACGGTTTCGGGTCTGCTTCTGGTCGCCATCGTCGTCGCGGTGCTCAACGCTTTCTTCGTCAGCCACTGGATCTTCCGTTGGCGCACGGCGATGAACAACTACTACATGACGCATTGGGAAAAGCTGCGCACGGTGGAAGGCGCCTCGCAGCGCGTTCAGGACGATACGATGCGTTTCGCTCGCACGATGGAAGATCTCGGCATCGATCTGGTCCGCTCGGTCATGATCCTCGTGGCCTTCCTGCCGATCCTGATGAATCTGTCGAAGCATGTCGCTGAACTGCCTCTCATCGGGCCGGTGCCGCACGCGCTCGTTTTCGCTGCGATCTTCTGGTCGGCTTTCGGGACGGCTTTTCTTGCCCTTGTCGGCATCAGGCTGCCCGGACTGGAATTCAAGAACCAGCGTGTCGAAGCCGCCTACCGCAAGGAGCTGGTTTACGGCGAAGATAACGCCGACCGCGCCCGCCCGCCGACAGTCAGCGAACTGTTCGGCAATGTCCGGCGCAACTATTTCCGGCTCTATTTCAACTATATGTACTTCAACGTCGCCCGTTACCTCTATCTGCAGGTCGACAATATCTTCCCGCTGATCCTGCTCGGCCCGACGGTCATTGCCGGCGTCATCACGCTCGGCATTTTTACGCAGATCAACAACGCCTTCGACAAGGTGCGGGAGTCCTTCCAGTACCTCGTGAACTCCTGGTCCACGATCGTCGCCCTGCTTTCGGTCTATAAGCGCCTGCGCGAATTCGAAATGGTCATCACGGGCGAAGTTCCGCCGCCGCCGCCGCGGCCGGACCCACTGGAAGTCTCGGCTACTGCCTGA